From a region of the Lactuca sativa cultivar Salinas chromosome 4, Lsat_Salinas_v11, whole genome shotgun sequence genome:
- the LOC128133877 gene encoding trafficking protein particle complex II-specific subunit 130 homolog: MNPDSDTILNIKYKISGDRNHGSHTPMFEDESSQMLTFKSALVLQRPVLEPCLAVGFLPLPPEGLRVGQLFTMKWRVERLKYLEDEQYDEVVYEINANSENWMIAGRKRGHAPLSTKQGSRIEISILCVPLVAGYMRPPQLELPDISEGNISCNPAGPHLVCVSPPPLSSSFCIPIPIPA, encoded by the exons ATGAATCCTGATAGTGATacgatattaaatataaaatataaaatatctgGGGATAGAAATCATGGATCGCATACTCCTATGTTTGAGGATGAGTCTTCACAGATGTTGACTTTTAAGAGTGCTCTTGTTTTACAAAGACCAGTGTTGGAACCTTGTTTGGCAGTTGGTTTTCTTCCCCTTCCTCCAGAAGGCCTTAGAGTCGGCCAGCTTTTTACTATGAAGTGGCGAGTTGAAAGGTTGAAGTATCTCGAGGACGAACAATAC GATGAGGTAGTATATGAAATAAACGCAAATTCTGAAAACTGGATGATTGCTGGGAGGAAGCGAGGCCATGCACCTCTCTCCACAAAGCAAG GTTCACGAATAGAGATTTCAATCCTATGCGTGCCATTGGTTGCTGGGTACATGCGGCCCCCACAACTGGAGTTACCGGACATTAGTGAGGGTAATATTAGTTGCAACCCAGCTGGGCCCCACTTGGTCTGTGTTTCCCCTCCACCTCTCAGCTCCTCCTTCTGTATTCCCATTCCCATTCCTGCCTAG